One Nocardia farcinica genomic region harbors:
- a CDS encoding Dabb family protein, which translates to MYKVTRLLHSADPSDEMTTAMIVKRLTAAAESTGARRALAARTLPGVRNGGDVLVHLQFRDAAEWARQREVVDEACAEPAIGHIDGVEYETAAGNRGGRRREAAPPGVYRTLLLRVDPAAGPGQVSRFEHGTLQMPVHIPAISAWQLSPVRHAVGTAQWTHVWEQEFTDVDGLLGAYMRHPIHWAHVDRFFDPECPEWIVKDRICHSFCAISAPIIDTAPEIAPTARES; encoded by the coding sequence ATGTACAAGGTGACCCGCCTGCTGCACTCGGCCGATCCCAGCGACGAGATGACCACCGCGATGATCGTCAAGCGCCTCACCGCGGCCGCGGAAAGCACCGGCGCCCGGCGGGCGCTTGCCGCGCGCACCCTGCCCGGCGTCCGCAACGGCGGGGACGTGCTGGTGCATCTGCAGTTCCGGGACGCGGCGGAGTGGGCGCGGCAGCGCGAGGTGGTCGACGAGGCCTGCGCCGAACCCGCCATCGGGCACATCGACGGAGTGGAATACGAGACCGCGGCCGGTAATCGTGGCGGACGCCGGCGGGAGGCCGCACCACCGGGGGTGTACCGGACGTTGCTGCTGCGGGTGGACCCCGCCGCCGGCCCCGGACAGGTGAGCCGGTTCGAACACGGCACCCTGCAGATGCCGGTGCACATCCCCGCCATTTCGGCCTGGCAGTTGAGCCCGGTCCGGCACGCAGTCGGCACCGCACAGTGGACGCATGTCTGGGAACAGGAGTTCACCGACGTGGACGGGCTCCTGGGCGCCTATATGCGCCATCCGATCCATTGGGCGCACGTGGACCGGTTCTTCGACCCCGAATGCCCGGAGTGGATCGTCAAAGACCGCATCTGCCACAGCTTCTGCGCGATCTCCGCGCCGATCATCGATACGGCGCCGGAGATCGCGCCGACCGCGCGCGAGAGCTGA
- a CDS encoding flavin-containing monooxygenase — protein sequence MTDTVVADVSAVSEAALHRAIAEGEPAALLMTLVHVTGDTGLLDEFGARLTIEEPGNHYRTGIRPTVPPGTYPEDVAADIRARARELLSPDSVAALGVPDNELFRRMATICTAQRVDAEFVPILLEQAGFTKDRRHVPVTKTPPADFEVVVIGAGIVGINAAIKLGEAGFSYTVFEERDDIGGTWHRNTYPGAAVDTPSHYYSYSFELKPDWTRYYPTGPEYQRYLLGVVEKYRLREHIRFGTRVRSATWLEHEKRWDVVTEDRAGVVTRHRARAVVTALGMLNAPNYPDVAGMDTFAGTVVHTADWDTGLDLRGKRVVVLGTGCTAVQVVASIVDEVASLDVVVRSPHWLVPEKTVGGDVPEGEKWAMANLPFYAQWFRLRTYWFASDNLYPLPRIDKEWAATHLSASRANDMVLQTALEYLRASFPDRPDLVEKLTPDFRPYAKRIVKDPGFFQALNRDHVTLHRASFREITPDGVHTTDGEFVPADVIILATGFKLQFTTTIDIVGRDGRTLAEVWKGGEDPRAYLGVQVAGFPNLFVTAGPNSAPNHGAGHNITGEEQVHYLIECLQYLLENDQAAMDVKPEALEDYNRRVDEALDETVWVHPGAETNGYYRNSAGRAVVPCPWRLVDYWTMLREPHVEDLTFIPN from the coding sequence ATGACCGACACCGTCGTCGCCGACGTCTCCGCCGTATCCGAGGCCGCACTGCACCGGGCGATCGCCGAAGGTGAGCCCGCCGCGCTGCTGATGACGCTGGTGCACGTGACGGGTGACACCGGGCTGCTCGACGAGTTCGGCGCCCGCCTGACCATCGAGGAACCCGGCAACCACTACCGCACCGGCATCCGCCCGACCGTGCCGCCGGGCACCTACCCCGAGGACGTCGCCGCCGACATCCGCGCCAGGGCGCGCGAGCTGCTGAGCCCGGATTCCGTTGCCGCGCTGGGCGTTCCCGACAACGAGCTGTTCCGGCGGATGGCCACGATCTGCACCGCGCAGCGGGTGGACGCCGAATTCGTGCCGATCCTGCTCGAGCAGGCCGGATTCACCAAGGACCGCCGCCACGTCCCGGTGACCAAGACGCCGCCCGCCGACTTCGAGGTCGTGGTGATCGGCGCCGGGATCGTGGGCATCAACGCCGCGATCAAGCTGGGTGAAGCGGGCTTCTCCTACACCGTCTTCGAGGAACGCGACGACATCGGCGGCACCTGGCACCGCAACACCTACCCGGGCGCGGCCGTGGACACCCCCAGCCACTACTACTCGTACTCGTTCGAACTCAAACCGGACTGGACGCGCTACTACCCGACCGGGCCGGAGTACCAGCGCTATCTGCTCGGTGTGGTCGAGAAGTACCGCCTGCGCGAGCACATCCGATTCGGCACCCGGGTGCGCTCGGCGACCTGGCTGGAGCACGAGAAGCGCTGGGACGTGGTGACCGAGGACCGCGCCGGTGTCGTCACCCGGCACCGCGCCCGCGCCGTGGTGACCGCGCTGGGCATGCTCAACGCGCCCAACTACCCGGACGTGGCGGGCATGGACACCTTCGCGGGCACGGTCGTGCACACCGCCGACTGGGACACCGGCCTCGACCTGCGCGGCAAACGGGTCGTGGTGCTCGGCACCGGCTGCACCGCGGTGCAGGTGGTCGCCAGCATCGTCGACGAGGTGGCGTCGCTCGACGTGGTCGTGCGCAGTCCCCACTGGCTGGTGCCGGAGAAGACCGTCGGCGGCGACGTGCCGGAGGGGGAGAAGTGGGCGATGGCCAACCTCCCCTTCTACGCCCAGTGGTTCCGCTTGCGCACCTACTGGTTCGCCTCGGACAACCTCTACCCGCTGCCGCGCATCGACAAGGAATGGGCCGCCACGCACCTGTCGGCCTCCCGGGCCAACGACATGGTGTTGCAGACCGCGCTGGAGTATCTGCGGGCCAGCTTCCCGGACCGACCCGATCTGGTCGAGAAGCTGACCCCCGACTTCCGTCCGTACGCCAAGCGCATCGTCAAGGACCCGGGGTTCTTCCAGGCACTGAACCGGGATCACGTGACGCTGCACCGCGCCTCGTTCCGGGAGATCACCCCGGACGGCGTGCACACCACCGACGGCGAGTTCGTCCCGGCCGACGTGATCATCCTGGCGACCGGATTCAAGCTCCAGTTCACCACCACCATCGACATCGTCGGCCGCGACGGCCGCACGCTCGCGGAGGTGTGGAAGGGCGGGGAGGACCCGCGCGCCTACCTGGGTGTGCAGGTGGCCGGGTTCCCGAACCTGTTCGTCACCGCCGGGCCCAACTCGGCGCCGAATCACGGGGCAGGCCACAACATCACCGGCGAGGAGCAGGTCCACTACCTGATCGAGTGCCTGCAGTACCTGCTGGAGAACGACCAGGCCGCCATGGACGTCAAGCCGGAGGCGCTCGAGGACTACAACCGCCGCGTCGACGAAGCGCTCGACGAGACGGTGTGGGTACATCCCGGTGCGGAGACCAACGGCTACTACCGCAACAGCGCGGGCCGTGCGGTGGTGCCGTGCCCGTGGCGGCTGGTCGACTACTGGACCATGCTGCGCGAGCCGCATGTCGAGGACCTCACCTTCATTCCGAACTGA
- a CDS encoding PadR family transcriptional regulator, which translates to MLSFGEELTGNDLKKWADWSIGFFYWSPSVSQVYAELKKLEELALVRSHQVADEGVRGRRLYAITDAGLRALRNWSRDAEVDMPVLKHGVMLRLWMGHLHDPDHLKRIVHSHIENLREQARRAARHADRSEPEPGWAFTQMSLRWSQRYFEAEITLAEELLADIDAAAARYRELAVHDENDLPVPRHPGIWRTVGED; encoded by the coding sequence ATGCTGTCGTTCGGCGAGGAGCTGACCGGGAACGACCTGAAGAAGTGGGCGGACTGGAGCATCGGCTTCTTCTACTGGAGCCCGTCGGTCAGCCAGGTCTACGCCGAGTTGAAGAAGCTCGAGGAATTGGCGCTGGTGCGGTCGCACCAGGTCGCCGACGAAGGGGTGCGCGGCCGTCGGCTCTATGCCATCACCGACGCCGGGCTGCGGGCGCTGCGGAACTGGTCCCGCGACGCCGAGGTGGACATGCCGGTGCTCAAGCACGGGGTGATGTTGCGGCTGTGGATGGGGCATCTGCACGATCCGGACCATCTGAAGCGGATCGTCCACTCCCACATCGAGAATCTGCGCGAGCAGGCACGCCGGGCCGCGCGGCACGCCGACCGCTCCGAGCCGGAGCCCGGCTGGGCGTTCACCCAGATGAGCCTGCGGTGGTCGCAGCGCTACTTCGAGGCCGAGATCACTCTCGCCGAGGAACTGCTGGCCGACATCGACGCGGCCGCGGCCCGCTACCGTGAGTTGGCGGTGCACGACGAGAACGATCTGCCGGTGCCGCGGCATCCGGGGATCTGGCGGACGGTGGGGGAGGACTGA
- a CDS encoding ABC transporter substrate-binding protein, with the protein MTLGGLSRRRTAAAVGAVALCTALAATGCADSEESNNSAVAGAPTTSLPDAPAGGTPVRVGFVSTEGGAVVSLPQMRAGAEAAAEYINKNAGGIAGRPIELVVCKQQEEPTSATKCANDFVEQKVAAVLSPGTSQGGTILPIVAGAGIPYITLNGVSPQELTSPDSAALSAGLPGTITAMAAAAKSKGMKTLTLFASDGGGTAAMIEAMGVPIFQAAEVGLKVVPIPLGVPDPTPLVTSGLSGDPDGVSVIADAGTCASVYKAVQTTDASVQKIFIPVCLDPNVTSIIGMDAVEGSVGITATDYLSDRPDSVLYRSVLQAYAPEETVTGAASSGYQVVMAFQQAVDGIQGEVNAASIKQALRSATGVEMPAGGGVTFSCDGTAVPQMPSICSRQMLIGELNDQGVPVNLQVTG; encoded by the coding sequence ATGACACTTGGTGGTCTGAGTCGTCGACGCACCGCGGCTGCGGTCGGTGCCGTCGCGCTGTGCACCGCACTGGCAGCCACGGGATGTGCGGACAGCGAGGAGTCGAACAACAGCGCCGTGGCCGGCGCACCGACCACCTCGTTGCCGGACGCACCCGCCGGCGGTACTCCCGTCCGCGTCGGGTTCGTCTCGACCGAGGGCGGAGCCGTGGTGTCGCTGCCGCAGATGCGGGCGGGCGCCGAAGCCGCCGCGGAGTACATCAACAAGAACGCCGGCGGGATCGCCGGGCGCCCGATCGAGCTCGTGGTGTGCAAGCAGCAGGAGGAACCCACCTCGGCGACCAAGTGCGCCAACGACTTCGTGGAGCAGAAGGTGGCCGCTGTGCTGTCGCCCGGCACCTCTCAGGGCGGCACGATCCTGCCGATCGTGGCCGGTGCCGGCATCCCGTACATCACCCTCAACGGCGTCTCCCCCCAGGAGCTGACCTCCCCCGACTCCGCTGCCCTGTCCGCGGGCCTGCCCGGCACCATCACCGCGATGGCGGCCGCGGCCAAAAGCAAGGGAATGAAGACGCTGACCCTCTTCGCCAGCGACGGCGGCGGTACCGCGGCAATGATCGAGGCGATGGGCGTGCCGATCTTCCAGGCCGCCGAGGTCGGGCTGAAGGTGGTGCCGATTCCGCTGGGTGTCCCCGACCCCACCCCGTTGGTGACCTCCGGACTGTCGGGTGACCCGGACGGCGTCAGCGTCATCGCCGACGCAGGCACCTGCGCGTCGGTGTACAAGGCCGTCCAGACCACGGATGCGAGCGTGCAGAAGATCTTCATTCCGGTCTGCCTCGACCCGAACGTCACGTCGATCATCGGCATGGACGCGGTCGAGGGCAGCGTCGGGATCACCGCCACCGACTACCTGTCGGATCGCCCCGACTCCGTGCTCTACCGCTCGGTTCTGCAGGCTTACGCGCCGGAGGAAACGGTGACGGGAGCGGCCTCGTCCGGTTACCAGGTCGTCATGGCGTTCCAGCAGGCCGTGGACGGTATCCAGGGCGAGGTGAACGCGGCCAGCATCAAGCAGGCGCTGCGGTCGGCCACCGGTGTGGAGATGCCCGCGGGTGGCGGCGTCACCTTCAGCTGCGACGGCACCGCGGTCCCGCAGATGCCCTCCATCTGCTCGCGCCAGATGCTGATCGGCGAACTGAACGATCAGGGCGTTCCGGTCAACCTGCAGGTGACCGGCTGA
- a CDS encoding acyl-CoA dehydrogenase family protein — protein MSYTVLDNIVAIADDIRAAAEESDSLGRLTDGMAKQLREAGLIRLLQRKKYDGFEAHPREFAETVMKTASIYGSAGWVGGIVGVHPWQLAFADPKVQDEVLGTDSNTWQASPYMPGGVAVPTDGGYVLNGRWQFSSGTDHCDWIFLGAMVGGADGKPLMPPRGLHVILPRTDYEIVADSWDVVGLRGTGSKDIVVENAFVPGYRVMDSGKVMDGTAAEEYGVTETLYRMPWSTMFPLGITSATIGICEGVLAAGVAYQRNRVGATGTVVKDDPYVLHALGESASEIDAARQQLLANVDRIYDMVDRGEKIDFELRAKVRRDQARAAWRAVRAADEIFDRAGGNALRMDNPLQRFWRDAHAGLHHAIHVTSTTYHAAALAALGVEVPPGPLRVMI, from the coding sequence ATGTCCTACACCGTCCTCGACAACATCGTCGCCATCGCCGACGACATCCGCGCCGCCGCGGAGGAATCCGATTCGCTCGGCCGGCTCACCGATGGCATGGCCAAGCAGCTGCGGGAGGCCGGTCTCATCCGGCTGTTGCAGCGCAAGAAGTACGACGGCTTCGAGGCGCACCCGCGTGAGTTCGCCGAGACCGTGATGAAGACCGCGAGCATCTACGGCTCGGCCGGCTGGGTGGGTGGCATCGTGGGCGTGCATCCGTGGCAGTTGGCCTTCGCCGACCCGAAGGTCCAGGACGAGGTGCTCGGCACCGACAGCAACACCTGGCAGGCCTCGCCCTACATGCCCGGCGGCGTGGCGGTGCCCACCGACGGCGGCTATGTGCTCAACGGGCGCTGGCAGTTCTCCTCCGGCACCGATCACTGCGACTGGATCTTCCTGGGCGCCATGGTCGGCGGCGCCGACGGCAAGCCGCTGATGCCGCCGCGGGGCCTGCACGTGATCCTGCCCCGCACCGATTACGAGATCGTCGCGGACTCCTGGGACGTCGTCGGCCTGCGCGGCACCGGCAGCAAGGACATCGTGGTCGAGAACGCGTTCGTCCCGGGCTACCGGGTGATGGATTCGGGCAAGGTGATGGACGGCACCGCGGCCGAAGAGTACGGCGTCACCGAGACGCTGTACCGGATGCCGTGGTCGACGATGTTCCCGCTGGGCATCACCTCCGCCACCATCGGCATCTGTGAGGGCGTGCTCGCCGCGGGCGTCGCCTACCAGCGCAATCGCGTCGGGGCGACCGGGACCGTGGTCAAGGACGACCCGTACGTGCTGCACGCCCTCGGCGAATCCGCCTCCGAGATCGACGCGGCTCGCCAGCAGCTGTTGGCCAACGTCGATCGCATCTACGACATGGTCGACCGTGGCGAGAAGATCGACTTCGAACTGCGCGCCAAGGTGCGCCGCGACCAGGCGCGCGCCGCGTGGCGGGCCGTGCGCGCCGCGGACGAGATCTTCGACCGCGCCGGTGGCAACGCACTGCGCATGGACAACCCGCTGCAACGGTTCTGGCGCGACGCCCACGCGGGCCTGCACCACGCCATCCACGTCACCAGCACCACGTACCACGCGGCCGCGCTGGCCGCACTGGGCGTGGAGGTCCCGCCGGGACCGCTGCGCGTGATGATCTGA
- a CDS encoding SDR family NAD(P)-dependent oxidoreductase, translated as MGAAARERFARGTAVVTGAAAGIGRGLAEYLGSLGMTVVVADIDDTRAAAVAAEIVARGGNAEGFAVDVADADSVEAMAAAVFDRHGCVELLINNAGVESAGLVWEIDADRWQRVMQINVDGVFHCLKAFVPRMIAAGTPSCVANLSSVGGLNTVAVQSPYIVSKFAVQALTECLHQDLSIVGAPIQVSAVVPHSIRSEIFLAAQREAPTANPIANAVFEAMQRDNVAKGLDPLEAAEHMIEQIARGRFWVFSDDAVCSAAVTRRSEQLRTLDPPADPRDMLARMGVPLPEGSS; from the coding sequence ATGGGCGCCGCCGCACGCGAGCGCTTCGCCCGGGGAACGGCCGTCGTCACCGGTGCGGCGGCCGGCATCGGCCGCGGCCTGGCCGAGTATCTCGGCTCGCTCGGGATGACCGTCGTCGTCGCCGACATCGATGACACCCGCGCCGCCGCGGTGGCCGCCGAGATCGTCGCTCGCGGGGGAAACGCGGAGGGGTTCGCGGTCGATGTCGCCGACGCCGATTCCGTCGAGGCCATGGCCGCGGCGGTCTTCGACCGGCACGGCTGCGTGGAGCTGTTGATCAACAACGCGGGCGTCGAGTCGGCCGGACTGGTGTGGGAGATCGATGCCGACCGCTGGCAGCGGGTCATGCAGATCAACGTCGACGGGGTCTTTCACTGCTTGAAGGCGTTCGTGCCGCGCATGATCGCGGCAGGCACTCCGTCCTGTGTGGCGAACCTGTCCTCGGTGGGCGGGCTCAACACCGTGGCCGTCCAATCGCCCTACATCGTCAGCAAATTCGCCGTGCAGGCGCTGACCGAGTGCCTGCACCAGGACCTGTCGATCGTCGGCGCGCCGATCCAGGTCAGCGCCGTCGTCCCGCACTCCATCCGCAGCGAGATCTTCCTCGCGGCCCAACGCGAGGCACCCACCGCGAATCCCATCGCCAACGCCGTCTTCGAGGCCATGCAGCGCGACAACGTGGCGAAGGGGCTCGACCCGTTGGAGGCCGCCGAGCACATGATCGAGCAGATCGCCCGCGGCCGGTTCTGGGTCTTCTCCGACGACGCGGTGTGCTCGGCCGCCGTCACCCGGCGCAGCGAACAGCTGCGCACCCTCGACCCGCCCGCGGATCCCCGCGACATGCTCGCCCGCATGGGCGTCCCACTTCCGGAAGGTAGCTCATGA
- a CDS encoding IclR family transcriptional regulator, with translation MTIVQDMRPAAANTPSAILDRLSLVLDAFDGCESLGLADVVARTGLPRSSAHRMLDRLVQLRWLRREGRNYSLGIRLVELGSLAVHQNRVRAASVEHLQHLYRTTGMVVHLAVLDGSDVVYLDKIGGRLAAHVPTRVGGRLPAAKSALGKALLAASGRNQPGDALIRDLGYAIERNGALPGFGCIASPIGPAGEATTAVSICGPLTRMTFDSRMTTPVQLAAHAIWRSMIAGVTPTLQRRNLLRSLPTAPSVRAEG, from the coding sequence ATGACGATCGTGCAGGACATGCGACCCGCAGCGGCGAACACCCCGAGCGCCATCCTCGACCGCTTGTCCCTCGTCCTCGACGCCTTCGACGGATGCGAGAGCCTCGGGCTGGCCGATGTCGTCGCCCGGACGGGGTTGCCGCGCTCCTCGGCCCATCGGATGCTGGACCGGTTGGTCCAGCTGCGGTGGCTGCGGCGAGAGGGCCGCAACTACAGTCTCGGCATCCGACTCGTCGAACTCGGCTCGCTCGCCGTGCACCAGAATCGGGTGCGCGCCGCCTCGGTCGAGCACCTGCAGCACCTCTACCGCACCACCGGCATGGTGGTGCACCTGGCGGTCCTCGACGGCTCGGATGTGGTGTACCTGGACAAGATCGGCGGACGCCTGGCCGCGCACGTGCCGACCAGGGTCGGCGGCAGGCTTCCTGCCGCGAAATCCGCGCTCGGAAAGGCACTGCTGGCCGCGAGCGGTCGCAACCAACCGGGCGACGCGCTGATCCGCGACCTCGGCTACGCGATCGAACGGAACGGCGCGTTGCCCGGCTTCGGCTGCATCGCCTCCCCCATCGGCCCGGCGGGCGAGGCCACCACCGCGGTCTCGATCTGCGGTCCGCTGACCCGGATGACCTTCGACAGTCGCATGACCACACCGGTGCAACTCGCCGCGCACGCCATCTGGCGCAGCATGATCGCCGGCGTCACCCCCACCCTGCAGCGCCGCAACCTGCTGCGTTCACTGCCCACCGCGCCCAGCGTCCGCGCCGAGGGCTGA
- a CDS encoding NADH:flavin oxidoreductase — translation MTTAQVPDVLAPADLGPVRLRNRIIKSATFEHMAPGALVSDQLVEFHREVAAGGVGMTTVAYCAVAPEGRTEADQIWMREAAVPGLRRLTDAVHAEGAAASAQIGHAGPVANAKSNGLPALAASRRISPMGPQLTHAATVADIARIRAAHGEATRLAIESGFDAVEIHFGHNYFASSFLSPVLNKRTDAYGGPLRNRARLIREVAAEVREASGGRIAVLAKLNMDDGVPGGFWLDEAAQVAQWLEADGSLDAIELTIGSSLLNPMYLFKGEAPLREFAEVMSPVMKVGVKVAGKLFLHTYPYRDLFMLEAARQIRAAVSMPLVLLGGITDKAAMDTAMAEGFEFVAMARALLREPDLINKIQADHEAKSLCIHCNKCMPTIFYDTRCVLRTRPTPVPLADPVRAGTPVAGNGVSR, via the coding sequence GTGACCACAGCCCAGGTCCCCGACGTGCTGGCCCCGGCCGATCTCGGCCCGGTCCGCCTGCGCAACCGCATCATCAAGTCCGCCACCTTCGAGCACATGGCCCCCGGCGCGCTGGTCAGCGACCAGCTCGTGGAGTTTCATCGGGAGGTCGCCGCGGGCGGGGTCGGCATGACGACCGTCGCCTACTGCGCGGTCGCCCCCGAGGGCCGCACCGAGGCCGATCAGATCTGGATGCGCGAGGCAGCGGTCCCCGGCTTGCGCCGCCTCACCGACGCGGTGCACGCCGAAGGCGCGGCGGCGTCGGCGCAGATCGGCCACGCCGGACCGGTCGCCAACGCCAAGTCCAACGGCCTGCCCGCACTGGCGGCGTCCCGGCGGATCAGCCCGATGGGACCGCAGCTGACCCACGCCGCCACCGTGGCCGACATCGCCCGCATCCGCGCCGCCCACGGCGAGGCCACCCGGCTCGCCATCGAATCCGGATTCGACGCGGTGGAGATCCATTTCGGGCACAACTACTTCGCGAGCTCGTTCCTGAGCCCGGTGCTCAACAAGCGCACCGACGCCTACGGCGGGCCGCTGCGCAACCGCGCCCGCCTGATCCGCGAGGTGGCCGCGGAGGTCCGCGAGGCCTCCGGTGGCCGGATCGCGGTGCTGGCCAAACTGAACATGGACGACGGCGTGCCCGGCGGCTTCTGGCTGGACGAGGCGGCTCAGGTCGCCCAGTGGCTCGAGGCCGACGGCAGCCTCGACGCCATCGAACTCACCATCGGCAGCTCGCTGCTCAACCCGATGTACCTGTTCAAGGGGGAAGCACCGCTACGGGAGTTCGCCGAGGTCATGTCGCCGGTGATGAAGGTCGGCGTCAAGGTGGCGGGCAAGCTGTTCCTGCACACCTACCCCTACCGCGACCTGTTCATGCTGGAGGCGGCCAGGCAGATCCGCGCCGCGGTCTCGATGCCGCTGGTCCTGCTCGGCGGGATCACCGACAAGGCCGCGATGGACACCGCCATGGCCGAGGGTTTCGAGTTCGTGGCGATGGCGCGGGCGCTGCTGCGCGAGCCCGACCTGATCAACAAGATCCAGGCCGATCACGAGGCGAAGTCGCTGTGCATCCACTGCAACAAGTGCATGCCGACGATCTTCTACGACACCCGCTGCGTGCTGCGGACCCGCCCGACGCCGGTGCCGCTCGCGGATCCGGTGCGTGCCGGTACGCCGGTGGCGGGCAACGGAGTATCGCGATGA
- a CDS encoding PaaI family thioesterase — MDERDVDEFDCAWRKYEPLTSSVRRLVDLTIRSEADERAVAAAEKLIDAATRLLSRRTLPGSYGIPRTADGRAMPWGNAAIGLRNPIAPPLVLHRAPDDSMWCVADLGAAYEGPPGCVHGGVSALVLDQLLGAVAQRPGEPAVTGTLTVRYLRPVPLGRIRGEASVRSHEGVKTFASGRIVVAGQPAVLADGVFIRPGSRS; from the coding sequence GTGGACGAGCGTGACGTGGACGAATTCGACTGTGCCTGGCGAAAGTACGAGCCGCTGACATCCTCGGTGCGGCGGCTGGTCGACCTCACCATTCGCAGCGAGGCCGACGAGAGGGCGGTGGCCGCGGCCGAGAAACTGATCGATGCGGCCACGCGGCTGCTCTCCCGGCGCACGCTTCCGGGCTCCTACGGCATTCCGCGGACCGCCGACGGCCGCGCGATGCCGTGGGGCAACGCGGCCATCGGTCTGCGCAACCCGATCGCGCCGCCGCTGGTGCTCCACCGCGCGCCGGACGATTCGATGTGGTGTGTGGCCGATCTGGGCGCCGCATACGAGGGCCCGCCCGGATGCGTGCACGGCGGGGTGTCGGCACTGGTCCTCGACCAGTTGCTCGGCGCGGTGGCGCAGCGGCCGGGAGAGCCCGCGGTCACCGGCACACTGACGGTGCGGTACCTGCGGCCGGTGCCGCTCGGCCGGATCCGCGGCGAGGCCTCGGTGCGGTCGCACGAGGGCGTCAAGACGTTCGCCTCCGGACGGATCGTCGTCGCCGGACAGCCCGCCGTGCTCGCCGACGGCGTCTTCATCCGGCCCGGTTCGCGCTCGTGA
- a CDS encoding SDR family NAD(P)-dependent oxidoreductase — MTQRLRGRKALVTGSSRGIGRAIAQRLAAEGAVVAVTARSLHPSPSIRDGETHVLSGSLAETVQLIEAAGGRAVAIPADLEDAEQRATLVDRVAEELDGLDILVNNAGFADYSVIEKMSDETFHRTLRHYLEVPFVLSRAAIPHLRKQGAGWIVNIGSSTGLSPIRPFREYNKTSGDVVYASAKAALHRFTQGLAAELLDEGIAVNAVGPSTAILTPGAATLLPEGYETEPVEYLAQTVLEMCTAPAADRTGLVAFSLHYPYATGTPVLSLDGRTELPRREPPAWANPNILPEGV, encoded by the coding sequence ATGACACAGCGACTCCGAGGTCGCAAGGCCCTGGTCACCGGCAGCAGCCGGGGGATAGGTCGCGCCATCGCGCAGCGGCTCGCGGCCGAAGGCGCCGTCGTGGCGGTCACCGCGCGCTCGCTCCATCCGAGCCCATCGATCCGCGACGGCGAGACCCACGTCCTGTCCGGCAGTCTGGCCGAGACGGTCCAACTGATCGAGGCGGCCGGCGGCCGTGCGGTCGCGATCCCCGCCGACCTGGAGGATGCCGAGCAGCGCGCCACCCTGGTGGATCGCGTCGCCGAGGAACTCGACGGGCTCGACATCCTGGTCAACAACGCGGGCTTCGCCGACTACAGCGTGATCGAGAAGATGAGCGACGAGACCTTCCACCGCACGCTGCGGCACTATCTCGAGGTCCCGTTCGTGCTCAGTCGCGCCGCCATCCCGCACCTGCGCAAGCAGGGCGCAGGCTGGATCGTCAACATCGGCTCGTCCACCGGACTGAGCCCGATCCGTCCGTTCCGCGAGTACAACAAGACCTCCGGCGATGTCGTCTACGCCTCGGCCAAAGCGGCACTGCACCGTTTCACCCAGGGGCTGGCGGCCGAACTGCTCGACGAGGGCATCGCCGTCAACGCGGTGGGCCCGTCGACGGCGATCCTGACCCCGGGCGCGGCCACCCTGCTGCCCGAGGGCTACGAGACCGAGCCGGTCGAGTACCTCGCCCAAACGGTCCTGGAGATGTGCACCGCTCCGGCGGCCGACCGGACCGGGCTCGTCGCGTTCAGCCTGCACTACCCGTACGCGACCGGCACCCCGGTGCTCTCCCTGGACGGGCGCACCGAACTGCCGCGGCGGGAGCCGCCCGCCTGGGCGAATCCGAACATCCTGCCGGAGGGCGTGTGA